The following are encoded together in the Pseudomonas xantholysinigenes genome:
- a CDS encoding Dps family protein produces MAIDIGINEEDRKSIVDGLSRLLSDTYVLYLKTHNFHWNVTGPSFRTLHLMFEEQYNELALAVDSIAERIRALGFPAPGSYAFYARHSSIKEEEGVPPADEMIRQLVQGQEAVVRTARSIFPVVDKVSDEPTADLLTQRMQVHEKTAWMLRVLLDGK; encoded by the coding sequence ATGGCAATCGATATCGGTATCAATGAAGAAGATCGCAAGTCTATCGTCGACGGGCTCTCGCGCCTGCTGTCGGATACCTACGTGCTGTATCTGAAAACCCATAACTTTCACTGGAACGTCACCGGTCCATCGTTTCGTACCCTGCACTTGATGTTCGAGGAGCAATACAACGAGCTGGCACTGGCGGTCGACTCCATCGCCGAGCGTATTCGCGCGTTGGGTTTCCCGGCGCCGGGCTCATATGCCTTCTATGCCCGGCATTCCTCGATCAAGGAGGAGGAGGGCGTGCCGCCGGCCGACGAAATGATCCGCCAATTGGTGCAAGGGCAGGAGGCGGTGGTGCGCACCGCGCGCAGCATTTTCCCGGTGGTCGACAAGGTCAGCGACGAACCGACCGCCGACTTGCTCACCCAGCGCATGCAGGTGCATGAGAAAACGGCCTGGATGCTGCGGGTTTTGCTCGACGGGAAATGA
- a CDS encoding cold-shock protein, translating to MFKIVHLVTGVAALLLSLIPSLKTDATPFLQQPDAIYLALLGLLNLVLAPVLPQYYKDMRQQLQRASSILLVLAVVLQTLTLLARPELGNLPALTCTVLATALHLAAGFVRGTRKARSNQGITQDTGKRDTGTVKWFNTSKGFGFISRDSGDDIFVHFRAIRGEGHRVLVEGQRVEFSVMHRDKGLQAEDVVAVSRR from the coding sequence ATGTTCAAGATCGTCCATCTGGTGACGGGCGTGGCGGCTTTGCTGCTATCGCTCATACCCAGTCTGAAAACTGACGCTACACCCTTCCTGCAACAACCCGACGCCATCTACCTGGCGCTGCTCGGGCTGCTCAACCTGGTGCTTGCCCCAGTACTGCCGCAGTACTACAAGGACATGCGCCAGCAACTGCAACGCGCCAGCAGCATCCTGCTGGTGCTGGCAGTGGTACTGCAGACCCTCACCCTGCTGGCCCGCCCGGAGCTGGGCAACCTGCCAGCACTGACCTGCACCGTCTTGGCGACTGCCTTGCACCTGGCCGCCGGTTTCGTCCGTGGCACGCGAAAGGCCCGCTCAAACCAAGGCATCACCCAGGACACCGGCAAGCGCGATACCGGGACCGTGAAGTGGTTCAACACCTCCAAGGGCTTCGGTTTCATCTCCCGTGACTCGGGCGACGATATCTTCGTGCACTTTCGCGCCATCCGTGGCGAAGGCCACCGCGTCCTGGTCGAAGGCCAGCGCGTGGAGTTCTCGGTAATGCACCGCGACAAAGGCCTGCAGGCCGAAGACGTGGTCGCGGTTTCGCGCCGCTGA
- a CDS encoding SlyX family protein, which yields MSQELEMRMIELETRQAFQDDSLQALNDVVVEQSRVIDRLQLQMAELIKRYEEMAGQQGGGGEEAPPPHY from the coding sequence ATGTCGCAGGAGCTGGAAATGCGCATGATCGAGCTGGAGACCCGCCAGGCGTTCCAGGACGACAGCCTGCAGGCGCTCAATGACGTGGTGGTCGAGCAGAGTCGGGTGATCGACCGCCTGCAATTGCAGATGGCAGAGTTGATCAAGCGTTACGAGGAGATGGCCGGCCAGCAGGGCGGCGGGGGAGAGGAAGCGCCGCCGCCCCATTATTGA
- a CDS encoding HIT family protein gives MFTLDSRLQQDSLVLGDLPLCQLLLSKDANYPWFILVPRRADVSELFELDEADQRQLWEETTALAEALKDAFAADKMNVATLGNVVSQLHMHVIVRRHGDAAWPAPVWGKVPAIGYTQEQIDGIRQQVRALLGESFKEV, from the coding sequence GTGTTCACCCTCGATTCGCGCCTGCAACAGGATTCCCTGGTCCTGGGCGATCTGCCGTTGTGCCAGCTGTTGCTGAGCAAGGATGCCAACTATCCGTGGTTCATCCTGGTGCCGCGCCGCGCCGATGTCAGCGAGCTGTTCGAACTCGACGAGGCCGACCAGCGCCAGCTGTGGGAGGAAACCACCGCCCTGGCCGAGGCGTTGAAGGATGCCTTCGCCGCCGACAAGATGAACGTCGCGACGTTGGGCAACGTGGTCAGCCAGCTGCACATGCATGTGATCGTCCGTCGCCATGGCGATGCCGCCTGGCCCGCGCCGGTCTGGGGCAAGGTGCCGGCCATCGGCTACACCCAGGAACAGATCGACGGTATCCGCCAGCAAGTGCGCGCGCTGCTGGGCGAAAGCTTCAAGGAGGTTTGA
- a CDS encoding OprD family porin, translating into MRVMKWSMIALAVAAGTSQMAIASSQDESKGFLEDSKLNVKTRMLYFSRDFRNNDRDEDGNRQSRREETGLGFLGTYESGFTQGTVGVGVDAIGMLGLKLDSGKGRSGTGLFPTGSDGRSQDDYSKGGAAAKFRISDTVLKVGDQFTALPVFATDDSRLLPEIAQGALLTSNEIKGLTVHAGRFTSLTAQEETNRDSFRLKEADVFGGTYAFTDSLSTSLYYSKVEDYWRKYYANVNWALPISDKQGLVFDFNIYDTKSDGRGLVRADKDGTTKLDNRAFSLSGAYNIGAHTFTLAYQRVTGDGQYGYGVDGGGTVFLANSIARSDFNAEDEKSWQARYDLNFAEFGIPGLTFMTRYARGTGANTDVTNNGKEWERDIDIKYVLQEGPAKDLSLRVRQATYRSSDNVYGSPSLDELRLIVEYPLSIL; encoded by the coding sequence ATGCGCGTGATGAAGTGGAGCATGATCGCCCTGGCCGTAGCGGCAGGGACTTCGCAGATGGCTATCGCCTCTTCGCAGGATGAATCCAAGGGCTTCCTCGAAGACAGCAAGCTCAACGTCAAGACCCGGATGCTGTATTTCAGCCGTGACTTCCGCAACAACGACCGCGACGAGGACGGCAACCGCCAGAGCCGTCGCGAGGAAACCGGCCTGGGCTTCCTCGGCACCTACGAGTCCGGCTTCACCCAGGGCACCGTCGGCGTCGGCGTCGACGCCATCGGCATGCTCGGCCTGAAACTCGACAGCGGCAAGGGCCGCTCCGGCACCGGCCTGTTCCCCACCGGCTCCGACGGTCGCTCCCAGGATGACTATTCCAAGGGTGGCGCCGCCGCCAAGTTCCGTATCTCCGATACCGTGCTGAAAGTCGGCGACCAGTTCACCGCGCTGCCAGTATTCGCCACCGACGACAGCCGCCTGCTGCCGGAAATTGCCCAGGGCGCCTTGCTGACCAGCAACGAAATCAAGGGCCTGACCGTTCACGCCGGTCGCTTCACCAGCCTCACCGCCCAGGAAGAGACCAATCGCGACAGCTTCCGCCTGAAGGAAGCCGATGTGTTCGGCGGCACCTATGCCTTCACCGACAGCCTGTCCACCAGCCTGTACTACTCCAAGGTCGAAGACTACTGGCGCAAGTACTACGCCAACGTCAACTGGGCGCTGCCGATCTCCGACAAGCAAGGCCTGGTGTTCGACTTCAACATCTATGACACCAAGAGCGATGGCCGCGGCCTGGTACGCGCCGACAAGGACGGCACCACCAAGCTCGACAACCGTGCGTTCAGCCTGTCCGGCGCGTACAACATCGGCGCCCACACCTTCACCCTGGCCTACCAGCGCGTGACCGGCGACGGCCAGTACGGCTATGGCGTCGACGGTGGCGGTACCGTGTTCCTCGCCAACTCCATCGCCCGCTCCGACTTCAACGCCGAAGACGAAAAATCCTGGCAGGCGCGCTACGACCTGAACTTCGCCGAGTTCGGCATCCCGGGCCTGACCTTCATGACCCGCTATGCCCGTGGTACCGGTGCCAACACCGACGTGACCAACAACGGCAAGGAATGGGAACGCGACATCGACATCAAGTACGTGCTCCAGGAAGGCCCGGCCAAGGACCTGAGCCTGCGCGTGCGCCAGGCGACCTACCGCTCCTCGGACAACGTCTACGGCTCGCCGTCGCTGGACGAACTGCGCCTGATCGTCGAGTACCCGCTGAGCATCCTGTAA